From the Pseudoalteromonas tunicata genome, one window contains:
- a CDS encoding class I SAM-dependent methyltransferase: MKNTKLLLPFAMLVSASLPLTVLADGHGNHHVNNAHRSEANQQRDAFRKPYQTLEFFGVKPDSKVVEILPGGGWYTEILAPMLKEQGTLVAAHYPANVESEYRKRSRTNFEKKLTDNKNVYGKVVVADFDTKAAIDKATMDADVVLTFRGLHGLQNGNELAAAFSQFNQMLKVGGKLGVVQHQAPEGFDPIETAKKGYLPKSYVVAVAVAAGFELEAEAYFHNNHQDRIIVDGVEGGVWSLPPSLNVKEDADKEKFKKVGESNRMTLLFSKR, translated from the coding sequence ATGAAAAATACAAAGCTACTCCTTCCTTTTGCGATGCTGGTGAGCGCATCATTGCCGTTAACGGTTTTAGCTGATGGCCACGGTAATCATCATGTTAATAATGCGCACCGAAGCGAAGCTAATCAGCAACGCGATGCGTTTCGTAAGCCTTATCAAACGCTTGAGTTTTTTGGAGTGAAACCTGATAGCAAAGTAGTTGAAATTCTACCTGGAGGTGGTTGGTACACCGAAATTTTAGCGCCAATGTTAAAAGAGCAGGGCACTTTGGTGGCGGCGCATTATCCAGCCAATGTTGAGTCAGAATATCGTAAACGTTCGCGTACCAATTTTGAGAAAAAACTTACGGATAATAAAAATGTGTACGGCAAAGTGGTCGTTGCGGACTTTGATACTAAAGCAGCTATTGATAAAGCGACGATGGATGCCGATGTGGTATTAACTTTCCGTGGCTTACACGGTTTACAAAATGGCAATGAGCTAGCTGCGGCATTTAGCCAGTTTAATCAAATGCTAAAAGTAGGCGGCAAATTAGGTGTGGTACAACACCAAGCACCTGAAGGATTTGACCCGATTGAGACTGCCAAAAAAGGTTATTTACCAAAGTCTTATGTGGTTGCTGTTGCAGTGGCCGCAGGCTTTGAATTAGAAGCCGAAGCGTATTTTCATAACAATCACCAAGACCGCATCATAGTAGATGGCGTGGAAGGCGGTGTATGGTCGTTACCTCCTTCGCTTAATGTGAAAGAAGATGCGGATAAAGAAAAATTCAAGAAAGTGGGAGAATCTAACCGCATGACTTTATTGTTTAGCAAACGTTAA
- a CDS encoding response regulator — translation MINCLLVEDQTLLRLGLANLLNLEQSINVSSQASDGIDALQKLSEADFDIVLLDMRMPNLDGLGVLEAMQQRGDKTPVLIITTFEDCDVLVKAINLGAKGYVLKNIELEEFISAINTVISGQLVLQDALTHYLLNQQSPPSYHLTAKELSVLRCMSLGMANKAIALYLDNSEGTIRNHVSQIIAKLAVHDRTQAVIKAIQNQLV, via the coding sequence ATGATTAATTGTCTACTCGTTGAAGATCAAACCTTGTTAAGGTTGGGACTTGCTAACTTACTAAACCTTGAGCAAAGCATCAATGTCAGTAGCCAAGCAAGTGATGGTATTGATGCTTTGCAAAAGCTGAGTGAAGCCGATTTTGATATTGTGCTACTTGATATGCGCATGCCGAACTTAGATGGTTTAGGTGTGCTTGAAGCAATGCAGCAGCGCGGGGACAAGACCCCAGTCTTAATCATTACCACCTTTGAAGATTGCGATGTATTGGTCAAAGCCATTAACTTGGGCGCTAAAGGTTATGTACTCAAAAACATCGAGTTAGAAGAGTTCATTAGCGCAATCAATACAGTCATCAGCGGTCAGCTCGTACTGCAAGATGCACTCACTCACTATTTGCTCAATCAACAAAGCCCCCCAAGCTACCATTTAACAGCAAAAGAACTCAGTGTATTGCGTTGCATGTCGTTGGGTATGGCTAATAAAGCCATCGCGCTTTACCTAGACAACTCAGAAGGCACCATTCGTAATCATGTCTCGCAAATAATCGCCAAATTAGCCGTACACGATAGAACACAAGCGGTCATCAAAGCGATTCAAAACCAGTTGGTGTAA
- a CDS encoding sensor histidine kinase — MNIPIRHNADWRFSTLTSWLAATVSCAYYADSFLNLTILLGINIGILPLLLYVIKHPNKHVLAMAGCYFLLILCLIPFTSTSLVFIHLVMFTAVFSPHFALSRFVIAILGAMLVYGACHYDTWQGDIPWLMFVVWFFFCVTNWFISRKIVESLNMHYQSRQNYKELQATQQMMSAMSAKQERLAISRELHDSLGHKLTALSVNLDFAKRTAPANLQTMMINCHQMSQDVLEEIRDIVSSQRDDKALLKDVLESICALTPNLTAHINIDKDTAYLSQDITLCVIRFCQEMLSNTLKHTQATDITFNVTLDEQYTMLSAEVFHNQPETILPKPGNGLTGLAERVAQFNGHFTQAIKNQVLINTIKLPLCLSNHSHATTEVLQ, encoded by the coding sequence ATGAATATTCCCATCAGGCATAATGCTGACTGGCGCTTTTCAACTCTAACTTCATGGCTTGCGGCCACAGTATCGTGTGCTTACTACGCTGATTCTTTTTTGAACTTGACGATATTATTGGGTATCAATATCGGCATTTTGCCGTTACTTCTTTATGTGATTAAACACCCAAATAAGCATGTATTGGCCATGGCTGGCTGCTATTTTTTACTCATTTTATGTCTGATCCCGTTCACATCCACTTCATTGGTGTTTATTCACTTAGTGATGTTTACCGCTGTGTTTAGCCCTCACTTCGCGCTCTCGCGTTTTGTAATCGCCATTTTGGGCGCAATGCTCGTTTACGGAGCATGTCATTATGATACTTGGCAGGGCGATATCCCTTGGCTGATGTTTGTCGTCTGGTTCTTTTTTTGTGTAACAAATTGGTTTATCAGTCGTAAAATAGTCGAAAGCCTTAATATGCATTATCAATCTCGTCAGAATTACAAAGAGCTGCAAGCCACTCAGCAAATGATGAGTGCAATGAGCGCCAAACAAGAACGACTGGCAATTTCACGCGAGTTACACGACTCATTAGGCCACAAGCTTACAGCGTTAAGTGTTAATTTGGATTTTGCAAAACGCACCGCCCCAGCAAACCTTCAAACCATGATGATAAACTGCCATCAAATGAGCCAAGATGTGCTCGAAGAGATCAGAGACATTGTGAGTTCACAGCGAGACGATAAAGCATTGCTAAAAGATGTGCTTGAATCAATTTGTGCACTGACACCCAACCTAACAGCGCACATCAACATCGATAAAGACACCGCATACCTATCGCAAGATATCACGTTGTGTGTCATTCGCTTTTGCCAAGAAATGCTCAGTAATACGCTTAAACATACACAAGCAACAGACATTACATTTAACGTGACGCTAGATGAACAATACACGATGCTAAGCGCAGAGGTTTTTCATAATCAACCAGAAACCATACTCCCAAAACCGGGGAATGGCTTAACCGGCCTCGCTGAACGCGTCGCACAATTTAATGGCCATTTCACTCAAGCCATCAAAAATCAGGTCTTAATCAATACCATCAAGCTGCCTTTATGTCTGTCCAATCATTCGCATGCAACTACAGAGGTACTCCAATGA
- a CDS encoding LysR family transcriptional regulator, producing the protein MQVHDVDLRLLRIFVAIVESGGLSAAESRLNIGRSTISSHLSDLEVRLGIKLCKRGRSGFELTESGRITYQASLELLQQCEAFTSTVASSKNELSGRVTIAIIDTLVSDPRSGVAHAIAALKNKSKNIQFDLNVCEAREVETSVVNGRSLVGIGVSRHHLRGLNYTPLYNETNYLYCGVGHPLFDCAPEAVTKLLSNAEVITSNYMRDKELRNDGLNYQNSAIAYHDEGIAHLILSGKFIGYLPEHYAAHWADKGLFSAIKPAQYSYQIPVMLITTKTDTASPLAKAIINEIKRSHQ; encoded by the coding sequence ATGCAAGTTCATGATGTTGATTTACGCTTATTGCGCATTTTTGTCGCCATTGTTGAAAGTGGCGGTTTATCGGCGGCTGAATCGCGCTTAAATATTGGCCGCTCAACCATTAGTTCGCATTTATCAGACCTCGAAGTTCGCTTGGGCATTAAACTGTGCAAACGTGGTCGCAGTGGCTTTGAACTGACCGAATCGGGGCGCATTACTTACCAAGCATCGCTTGAACTGTTGCAACAATGTGAAGCCTTTACCAGCACAGTCGCGAGCTCTAAAAACGAGCTTTCGGGCCGAGTGACCATCGCCATAATCGACACCTTAGTGAGCGACCCCCGCTCAGGCGTCGCCCATGCCATTGCCGCTCTCAAAAATAAAAGTAAAAATATTCAGTTTGATTTAAATGTCTGTGAAGCACGCGAAGTCGAAACGTCGGTGGTGAATGGCCGCTCGTTAGTGGGCATTGGTGTGAGCCGCCATCATTTGCGCGGGCTTAATTACACCCCACTTTACAACGAAACCAACTACCTTTATTGCGGTGTCGGCCATCCTTTATTTGATTGTGCCCCAGAAGCAGTCACTAAGCTGTTATCAAATGCCGAAGTGATCACCAGTAACTACATGCGCGATAAAGAACTACGTAACGATGGCTTAAACTACCAAAACAGCGCTATTGCCTATCATGACGAAGGCATTGCCCATTTGATTTTATCAGGAAAATTTATTGGTTATTTGCCCGAACACTACGCCGCGCATTGGGCCGACAAAGGGCTGTTTAGCGCCATTAAGCCTGCGCAATATTCTTATCAAATTCCGGTGATGCTGATCACCACCAAAACCGACACTGCTTCGCCTTTAGCAAAGGCGATTATTAACGAAATAAAACGCAGCCATCAGTAA
- the hutH gene encoding histidine ammonia-lyase, translating into MTFRYGIDQLNLDIVCGIAEGTIKAELCQEAIDKINNSRKNVDIMASSDKAVYGINTGFGPLCDTQISPAQTHLLQKNLLITHAVGVGELIDKSISKLMLITKVHALSQGFSGIRLDVVERILKFIELDLIPTVPEQGSVGASGDLAPLSHLFLPLIGEGEFWQGKEVISAAEALREHKLEPLELHAKEGLALINGTQFILSHAITALKKMRYLLDLADVAGAMSIEGMQGSQSPFRAELHQIRAFAGNIEVATRMRRFFSGSQNMNSHSNCSRVQDPYSLRCIPQVHGASRNAFNHLKEMAEIEMNSVTDNPIIISSEEAISGGNFHGQPLAMVLDYTSIAAAELGNISDRRCYLLLEGLHGLPRLLTASGGLNSGMMIPQYTTAALVTENKSLCFPPSADSVPTSMGQEDHVSMGSISGRKLNQILGNLDKILAIELMYAAQAIDFRRPNTCSDIIEQNFALIRAKVAKLEEDRLLKPDIDAMISLVKTQALIVN; encoded by the coding sequence ATGACGTTTAGATATGGTATTGACCAGCTTAATCTGGATATCGTATGTGGGATTGCCGAGGGCACAATTAAAGCTGAGCTTTGCCAAGAAGCGATTGATAAAATCAATAACAGCCGTAAAAATGTCGATATTATGGCCAGCTCAGACAAAGCGGTGTACGGCATTAATACTGGTTTTGGCCCACTGTGCGATACCCAAATCTCTCCAGCACAAACCCATTTATTGCAAAAAAACTTGTTGATTACCCATGCGGTTGGCGTAGGTGAGTTGATTGATAAATCGATTTCTAAGCTGATGTTAATCACCAAAGTGCATGCGTTAAGCCAAGGTTTTTCGGGTATTCGCCTTGATGTGGTTGAGCGTATTTTAAAGTTTATTGAACTTGATTTGATCCCAACTGTACCAGAGCAAGGCTCTGTAGGTGCATCGGGCGATTTAGCGCCATTGTCGCATTTATTTTTACCTTTGATTGGTGAAGGCGAATTTTGGCAAGGTAAAGAAGTTATTTCAGCGGCAGAGGCACTGCGTGAGCACAAGCTTGAACCGCTTGAATTGCATGCCAAAGAAGGCTTAGCACTGATTAACGGCACACAATTTATTTTATCTCATGCTATTACTGCCCTTAAAAAAATGCGCTACTTGCTCGATTTAGCCGATGTAGCAGGGGCAATGAGTATAGAAGGTATGCAAGGCAGTCAATCGCCATTTAGAGCTGAGCTACATCAAATTCGTGCTTTTGCGGGTAATATTGAAGTGGCCACGCGTATGAGACGCTTTTTCAGCGGTTCACAAAACATGAATTCCCACAGCAATTGTAGCCGTGTGCAAGACCCCTATTCATTGCGTTGTATTCCGCAGGTGCATGGCGCATCACGTAATGCGTTTAATCATTTAAAAGAAATGGCTGAGATTGAAATGAACTCAGTGACCGATAACCCAATTATTATCAGCAGTGAAGAAGCTATTTCGGGTGGTAATTTCCACGGCCAACCACTGGCTATGGTGCTTGATTATACCTCGATTGCAGCAGCTGAATTGGGCAATATTTCAGACCGCCGTTGTTACTTATTATTAGAAGGGTTACATGGTTTACCGCGCTTATTAACGGCATCAGGCGGCTTAAACTCTGGCATGATGATCCCACAGTACACCACCGCTGCATTAGTAACAGAAAACAAATCCTTGTGTTTCCCGCCATCAGCCGACAGTGTGCCCACTTCTATGGGGCAAGAAGATCATGTCTCGATGGGCAGTATCTCGGGGCGTAAACTCAATCAAATTTTGGGTAATTTAGATAAAATTTTAGCCATTGAGCTAATGTATGCGGCGCAAGCCATTGACTTTAGACGCCCAAATACCTGTTCAGACATTATTGAACAAAACTTTGCATTAATCCGCGCTAAAGTTGCCAAACTTGAAGAAGATCGCCTACTCAAACCTGATATTGATGCAATGATCTCGTTAGTAAAAACACAAGCACTGATAGTGAATTAA
- a CDS encoding urocanate hydratase, whose product MNVSMSFQEQIKQGIPTVLPAAKPYPADANRAPKRKDILSADEKQLALRNALRYFPQEWHQELAAEFAEELKSFGRIYMYRFKPNYALSARSLSDYPAKCAQAAAIMLMIDNNLDPAVAQHPEELITYGGNGAVFQNWAQYLLAMKYLSEMEEDQTLHMYSGHPMGLFPSSVDAPRVVVTNGMMIPNYSKPDDWEKFNALGVTQYGQMTAGSFMYIGPQGIVHGTTITVMNAFRKVLNKGESPKGKIFLTAGLGGMSGAQPKAGNIANCITVCAEVNPKAATKRHQQGWVDELIDNMDALVARVKQAQANEEVVSIAFIGNIVDVWETFDEQDIFIHLGSDQTSLHNPWSGGYYPVDISYEESNCLIREEPELFKQKVQATLKRHASAVNKHTAKGTYFFDYGNAFLLEASRAGGDVMAQNGIDFKYPSYVQDILGPMCFDYGFGPFRWVCASGKPEDLDKTDAIAAHVLTKIMAESPEEIQQQMQDNITWIKDAKQNKLVVGSQARILYADAEGRMEIAKAFNDAINRGEIGPVVLGRDHHDVSGTDSPFRETSNIYDGSRFTADMAIHNVIGDSFRGATWVSIHNGGGVGWGEVINGGFGMLLDGTADAERKLKSMLLFDVNNGIARRSWARNAEANFAIKREMARTPKLKVTLANLVDDAVFNNLSL is encoded by the coding sequence ATGAATGTAAGCATGAGTTTTCAAGAGCAGATTAAGCAAGGGATCCCAACCGTATTGCCAGCGGCAAAGCCGTACCCTGCGGATGCCAATCGTGCGCCAAAACGTAAAGATATTTTGTCGGCCGACGAAAAACAGTTGGCACTGCGTAATGCGCTGCGTTATTTCCCACAAGAGTGGCACCAAGAGTTAGCTGCAGAATTTGCTGAAGAATTAAAGAGTTTTGGCCGTATTTACATGTATCGCTTTAAACCAAACTACGCACTCAGTGCGCGTTCGCTTAGTGATTACCCTGCTAAATGCGCTCAAGCTGCAGCCATTATGCTGATGATTGATAACAATTTAGACCCTGCTGTGGCGCAGCACCCCGAAGAGCTTATTACTTATGGTGGTAATGGTGCGGTATTTCAAAATTGGGCGCAGTATTTATTAGCGATGAAATACTTAAGCGAAATGGAAGAAGACCAAACACTGCACATGTATTCAGGCCACCCAATGGGATTATTTCCATCATCGGTAGATGCACCGCGTGTGGTCGTGACTAACGGCATGATGATCCCTAATTATTCAAAACCCGATGATTGGGAAAAGTTTAATGCACTGGGCGTCACACAATACGGGCAAATGACGGCAGGGTCGTTTATGTACATTGGTCCACAAGGGATTGTACATGGCACCACTATTACGGTGATGAACGCATTTCGTAAAGTGCTTAATAAAGGCGAAAGTCCAAAGGGTAAGATTTTTTTAACCGCAGGTCTTGGTGGCATGAGTGGCGCACAGCCTAAAGCCGGTAACATTGCCAACTGTATTACGGTATGTGCTGAGGTCAACCCAAAAGCGGCAACCAAACGTCATCAACAAGGGTGGGTTGATGAGCTGATTGATAACATGGATGCCTTAGTTGCGCGAGTAAAACAGGCGCAAGCAAATGAAGAAGTGGTGTCGATTGCGTTTATTGGCAACATAGTTGATGTGTGGGAAACCTTTGATGAGCAAGATATTTTTATTCATTTAGGGTCTGATCAAACCTCACTGCATAACCCATGGTCGGGCGGTTATTATCCGGTTGATATTAGCTACGAAGAATCAAACTGTTTAATTCGTGAAGAGCCTGAGCTGTTTAAGCAAAAAGTGCAAGCGACCTTAAAGCGTCACGCCAGTGCGGTAAATAAACACACTGCCAAAGGCACTTATTTCTTTGATTATGGGAATGCTTTTTTACTCGAAGCCTCACGTGCGGGTGGCGATGTGATGGCCCAAAACGGGATTGATTTTAAATACCCATCGTACGTGCAAGATATTTTAGGTCCAATGTGTTTTGACTATGGTTTTGGCCCGTTTCGTTGGGTGTGTGCCTCAGGTAAGCCAGAAGATTTAGATAAAACCGATGCTATTGCGGCGCACGTGCTGACTAAAATCATGGCCGAATCACCAGAAGAAATTCAGCAACAAATGCAAGACAACATCACTTGGATTAAAGACGCAAAACAAAACAAGTTAGTGGTCGGCTCACAAGCACGTATTTTATATGCCGATGCAGAGGGGCGCATGGAAATAGCTAAAGCCTTTAACGATGCAATTAACCGCGGCGAAATTGGCCCTGTGGTTCTTGGGCGCGATCATCATGATGTGAGCGGCACCGATTCACCATTTCGCGAAACGTCAAACATTTATGATGGCAGCCGTTTTACCGCAGATATGGCGATTCATAATGTGATTGGTGACAGCTTTCGTGGTGCAACCTGGGTGTCAATCCACAATGGTGGCGGGGTCGGTTGGGGTGAAGTAATTAACGGTGGTTTTGGTATGTTGCTAGATGGCACTGCCGATGCCGAGCGTAAACTCAAATCAATGTTATTGTTTGACGTGAACAACGGTATAGCTCGTCGTAGCTGGGCGCGAAATGCTGAAGCTAACTTTGCCATTAAACGCGAAATGGCACGTACACCTAAACTTAAAGTTACGCTGGCTAACTTAGTTGATGACGCGGTGTTTAACAATTTATCACTGTAA
- a CDS encoding MFS transporter — translation MKSFPSLYFANLFLIIGTGLLTTYLALYLGQHGISTFWIGLMTSCYYLGLLFGSKLGYQLIKSVGHIRTFAASTAAVTACVAAHGVTDNVYIWLALRFFVGLGMMCNYMVLESWLNEQAAPESRGRVFSFYMITSYLGMILGQFALAQFPELGYAPLFLVCMALAIGIIPISITRRIHPKPLKPIQMSLFGFFKKVPQSLTAVLFAGIINGSFYGLAPTFASLSGFNAEQIAIYMSVTIFAGLLAQWPMGLLSDKIRRSILIRTNAVVIGVISLALFLLPMAQLQAYILTFIFGLFAFTLYPLSSALANSRVEDEDRVGVSSALLVAFGGGAAIGSAVNAQIMTYFGHQALYASISLLTVVMFLLLSFINSKQKAEKPEPSDYVMGTSDVTNSPLASTMDPRIEETTAHEQMLVVDDGDTAEELDDIDDIDEVNDLAQMDNDAETYHPLKNHRQGELFSDNTNNDTNNSDSFNHGQMKDLNSQDDDSANESTTKKRP, via the coding sequence ATGAAATCATTTCCTTCTTTGTATTTTGCCAATTTATTTTTAATTATTGGCACCGGTTTACTCACCACCTATCTAGCACTCTATTTAGGCCAACATGGCATCTCGACTTTCTGGATAGGGTTAATGACCTCGTGTTATTACCTAGGGTTGTTGTTTGGCTCAAAACTGGGCTATCAACTGATAAAATCGGTTGGCCATATTCGAACCTTTGCCGCAAGCACTGCGGCAGTAACTGCGTGCGTGGCAGCGCATGGCGTTACCGATAATGTCTATATTTGGTTAGCTCTGCGGTTTTTTGTTGGCCTTGGCATGATGTGTAATTACATGGTGCTAGAAAGCTGGCTTAACGAACAGGCCGCGCCAGAATCTCGTGGCCGAGTCTTTTCGTTTTATATGATCACCTCCTATTTAGGGATGATTTTAGGCCAATTTGCGCTAGCACAATTTCCTGAGCTGGGTTATGCGCCGCTGTTTTTAGTCTGTATGGCGTTGGCTATTGGCATTATTCCAATTTCTATCACCCGCAGAATTCACCCTAAACCGTTAAAACCAATCCAAATGAGCTTATTTGGCTTCTTTAAAAAAGTGCCGCAGTCACTTACTGCTGTGTTATTTGCCGGTATTATCAATGGTAGTTTTTATGGCCTTGCTCCCACGTTTGCAAGCTTATCAGGCTTTAACGCCGAGCAAATTGCTATTTATATGTCGGTCACTATTTTTGCCGGTTTATTGGCACAATGGCCGATGGGGTTACTGTCAGATAAAATTCGCCGTAGTATTTTAATTCGTACTAATGCAGTAGTGATTGGGGTGATTAGCTTGGCGTTATTTTTACTGCCGATGGCACAACTGCAAGCCTATATCCTGACTTTTATTTTTGGTTTATTTGCCTTTACCCTGTATCCACTTTCTTCGGCATTGGCCAACTCGCGGGTTGAAGATGAAGACCGCGTCGGTGTGTCGTCTGCATTATTGGTTGCCTTTGGCGGTGGTGCCGCTATAGGTTCAGCAGTCAATGCCCAAATCATGACTTATTTTGGCCACCAAGCCTTGTATGCCTCAATCAGCTTGTTAACTGTGGTGATGTTTTTATTACTGAGCTTCATTAATTCTAAACAAAAAGCCGAAAAACCAGAGCCGAGCGATTATGTAATGGGTACTTCTGATGTGACCAATTCACCGCTTGCTTCAACCATGGATCCACGCATTGAAGAAACCACCGCTCATGAACAAATGCTGGTAGTTGATGACGGTGATACAGCTGAAGAACTTGATGATATTGATGATATTGATGAAGTTAATGACCTTGCTCAAATGGACAATGATGCAGAAACCTATCACCCCCTTAAAAATCATCGCCAAGGCGAGCTTTTTAGCGACAATACAAACAACGATACAAATAACTCCGACTCGTTTAATCACGGTCAAATGAAAGACCTGAACTCGCAAGATGACGACTCGGCCAATGAATCTACAACAAAAAAACGCCCTTAA
- a CDS encoding ribonuclease Z, protein MNIHFLGTSSGNPSKYRNVSATAVQFERYKTWLLVDCGDGTQQKILQAGLPLYHLNAIFITHTHGDHCFGLPGLLSSVSIAGRKLPLLLLAPQSVIDFVLHALRLTEVELGFELQLKAWEPLLESAQALQLEQCRVTLHPLQHRTASVAFKISESHVPIRVFSAKLRQQGIPRGPHLALLQQGLDAAYAGQTLLASDYSYLCWRPRQVVIAGDNENPNLLKSACAKVDVLVHEATFISADLQRITKATGHSCAKRIAEFAERLGIPHLVLFHFSARYHGRGMLAPLESEAKTYYHGQLTLADDGLSLHIEKQFAVTESKKTRHP, encoded by the coding sequence ATGAACATTCATTTTTTAGGCACTTCATCGGGTAACCCGTCAAAATATCGCAATGTTTCTGCGACAGCGGTGCAATTTGAACGTTATAAAACGTGGTTATTGGTCGATTGCGGTGATGGCACGCAGCAGAAAATTTTACAAGCTGGTTTGCCGCTGTATCACCTTAATGCGATTTTTATCACCCATACTCATGGCGATCACTGTTTTGGCCTGCCAGGTTTATTATCCTCAGTGAGTATTGCTGGGCGCAAGTTGCCACTATTGTTGCTAGCGCCACAGTCGGTTATCGATTTTGTTTTACATGCACTGCGTTTAACTGAGGTCGAACTGGGGTTTGAGCTGCAACTGAAAGCATGGGAGCCCTTGCTTGAGAGCGCCCAAGCGTTGCAACTAGAGCAGTGTAGAGTGACGCTGCATCCGTTACAACATCGTACGGCATCGGTAGCGTTTAAGATTAGCGAAAGCCATGTGCCCATACGTGTGTTTAGCGCGAAGTTGCGGCAACAAGGAATACCCCGCGGTCCGCATTTGGCATTACTGCAACAAGGTCTGGATGCGGCTTATGCAGGCCAAACACTGCTAGCCTCAGATTACAGTTACCTATGCTGGAGACCGCGGCAAGTGGTGATTGCTGGTGATAACGAAAACCCCAATTTACTGAAATCCGCTTGTGCGAAAGTGGATGTCTTAGTACACGAAGCCACCTTTATCAGTGCCGATTTACAACGTATTACTAAAGCTACAGGACACAGTTGTGCCAAACGGATTGCCGAATTTGCTGAACGCCTCGGCATCCCGCATTTAGTATTATTCCATTTTTCTGCACGTTACCACGGCCGCGGCATGTTGGCACCGTTAGAGTCAGAAGCTAAAACCTATTACCATGGCCAGTTAACCTTAGCCGATGACGGTTTAAGCCTACACATCGAAAAACAATTTGCGGTTACAGAAAGCAAAAAAACTAGACACCCATAA
- a CDS encoding flavin reductase family protein: protein MIIDFSSISPNAIYHTLTQTLIPRPIAWVLSKNPQGVLNLAPFSYFTAVSSNPPILMYAVGQKPTGEYKDSAVNVEATDELVIHIASSDLADEVTQSATTLPNDSSELDLLDLDLVDFDGFSLGRIKQCKVAYACKLHKVIDMGELPMKLMFVEVLKAYVADDIIEADNKGRHKIDALGLDPLARLGAAEYADLGDVFKISRPK, encoded by the coding sequence ATGATCATTGATTTTTCTAGCATTTCGCCAAATGCCATTTATCATACCCTAACCCAAACGCTAATCCCGCGTCCTATTGCTTGGGTATTGTCTAAAAACCCACAAGGTGTATTAAACCTTGCACCTTTTTCGTATTTCACCGCGGTGAGTTCAAATCCACCTATTTTGATGTATGCCGTTGGGCAAAAACCAACGGGAGAATATAAAGACTCAGCGGTGAATGTTGAAGCTACAGACGAATTAGTGATCCACATTGCAAGCTCTGATCTTGCTGATGAGGTAACGCAATCGGCAACAACCCTGCCAAATGATAGCTCTGAGTTAGATTTACTTGATTTAGACCTCGTTGATTTTGATGGTTTTAGCCTTGGTCGCATTAAACAATGTAAAGTGGCGTATGCCTGTAAATTACATAAAGTGATCGACATGGGTGAGCTGCCAATGAAGTTAATGTTTGTTGAAGTTTTAAAGGCTTATGTTGCCGATGACATTATCGAAGCTGATAACAAAGGCCGCCATAAAATCGATGCCCTAGGGCTTGACCCTCTCGCTCGTTTAGGCGCCGCTGAATATGCTGATTTAGGTGATGTTTTTAAAATCAGCCGTCCGAAATAA